The nucleotide sequence GCTATTGAAGCTAATAAGGTGGATTGTGCTATAGGAGGTGGACGTAGAGATGAAGAGAAAGCAAGAGCTAAGGAACGTTTTTTCTCACATCGGGATGATTTTGGACAATGGGACCCTAAAAACCAACGTCCAGAACTTTGGAATTTATTAAACGGAAAGCAGTTTGAAGGCGAGCATTTTAGAGCTTTTCCAATAAGTAACTGGACAGAGATGGACGTTTGGAATTATATAAAAAGAGAAAACATTAGCATACCATCCTTATATTTTGCTCACGACAGAGAAGTTGTTAGAAGGAATGACTCATGGATACCAGTATCAGAATTTCTAATGCTTGAAGAAGGTGAGGAAATAGAAAAAAAGAAAATACGTTTTAGAACCTTAGGAGATATTACAATTACAGGAGGAATAGAGTCTGATGCTGATACGCTTAGTAAAATTGCTCAAGAAGTCTCAGCTATGCGTAAAACAGAACGTGGTGATCGATCGGATGATAAGCGGTCAGAAACTGCAATGGAAGATCGAAAGAAACAGGGATATTTCTAAAATTAGTATTATCACTTTATTTATTCAAAAAACAAAACATGGAAATTAAAGACAATAATCAACTACTTCGATTTACTACTGCAGGAAGTGTAGATGATGGTAAAAGTACGCTGATAGGAAGGCTCCTTTTCGATTCTAAATCAATATTTGAAGACCAACTGGCTTCTGTTACTGCTACCAGTTCTAAAAAAGGGCATGATGGGGTTGATTTAGCGCTGTTTACAGATGGTCTAAAAGACGAAAGAGAACAAGGAATTACCATAGATGTCGCTTACCGTTACTTTACTACACCAAAAAGAAAGTTTATAATAGCGGATACCCCAGGACATATTCAATATACGCGTAATATGGTTACTGGTGCATCTACTGCTAATGCAGCAGTTATACTAATAGATGCTAGGCATGGAGTTATTGAACAAACGAAACGTCACTCTTTCATAGCTTCTTTATTAAATATACCTCACTTAATTGTTTGCGTAAATAAGATGGATTTGGTTGATTTTGCCGAAGAAAAATTTGAACAAATATCTAAAGAATTCGAACAATTTTCTTCTAAGCTTTTGATGAAAGATATCCGGTTTATTCCCATTAGTGCACTTATTGGTGATAATGTTGTCAATCGTTCTGAAAATATGCCATGGTACGAAGGAGGAACATTATTGAATATTCTTGAAACCTTACATATAAGTAGTGATATAAATAAAATAGACGCTCGTTTCCCCGTGCAAACGGTACTACGTCCACAAGATGATGGGAATCGGGACTATAGAGGTTACGCTGGTCGAATTGCTAGCGGCATATATCGGAAAGGAGATGAAGTTGCAGTTTTACCTTCAGGTTTCACCTCTAAAATTAAGTCCATGAACGCTGGAGAAAAAGAGGTGGAAGAAGCTTTTGCTCCAATGTCCATTTCTATTACTTTAGAGGATGATATAGATATAAGTCGTGGGAATATGATTGTAAAGAAAAATAATCAACCGGAATCTTCACAAGAATTTGACGTAATGCTTTGTTGGTTGAATAATGATGCTGCTAAGCCGAGAGCGAAATATGTGATACAGCATACTTCAAATGAGGAAAGAGCTATTATTAAAGAAGTGGTTTATAAAATGGATATAAATAGTTATGATCGAATAGAAGGGGATTCAAACTTAAAAATGAATGATATTGCTCGCGTAAAGATAAGAACAACCCACAGGCTTATGGTCGATTCTTATCGAGACAATAGAAACACGGGTAGCATC is from Zunongwangia endophytica and encodes:
- the cysD gene encoding sulfate adenylyltransferase subunit CysD produces the protein MSKYYLNYLDELESEAIYILREVWAQFENPVILFSGGKDSILVTHLAKKAFYPSKIPFALMHVDTGHNFPETIKFRDDLIEELGVNLIVGSVQDAIDKGRVAEEKGKNATRNALQITTLLDAIEANKVDCAIGGGRRDEEKARAKERFFSHRDDFGQWDPKNQRPELWNLLNGKQFEGEHFRAFPISNWTEMDVWNYIKRENISIPSLYFAHDREVVRRNDSWIPVSEFLMLEEGEEIEKKKIRFRTLGDITITGGIESDADTLSKIAQEVSAMRKTERGDRSDDKRSETAMEDRKKQGYF
- a CDS encoding sulfate adenylyltransferase subunit 1, producing the protein MEIKDNNQLLRFTTAGSVDDGKSTLIGRLLFDSKSIFEDQLASVTATSSKKGHDGVDLALFTDGLKDEREQGITIDVAYRYFTTPKRKFIIADTPGHIQYTRNMVTGASTANAAVILIDARHGVIEQTKRHSFIASLLNIPHLIVCVNKMDLVDFAEEKFEQISKEFEQFSSKLLMKDIRFIPISALIGDNVVNRSENMPWYEGGTLLNILETLHISSDINKIDARFPVQTVLRPQDDGNRDYRGYAGRIASGIYRKGDEVAVLPSGFTSKIKSMNAGEKEVEEAFAPMSISITLEDDIDISRGNMIVKKNNQPESSQEFDVMLCWLNNDAAKPRAKYVIQHTSNEERAIIKEVVYKMDINSYDRIEGDSNLKMNDIARVKIRTTHRLMVDSYRDNRNTGSITLIDEQTNETVAAGMIV